Proteins encoded by one window of Nitrospinota bacterium:
- a CDS encoding cyclophilin-like fold protein gives MVKKIKLNIGGNEFQGELNETKTAEAVWEKLPIKASGNRWGDEIYFSIPVKMGSENPKEVVEKGDLAYWPPGNAFCIFWGPTPASVGDECRPASPVNVFGRILGDLSALNDIKSTEVTIEKEE, from the coding sequence ATGGTGAAAAAGATTAAATTGAATATTGGTGGCAACGAATTTCAGGGAGAGTTAAATGAGACAAAGACAGCGGAAGCGGTTTGGGAAAAGTTACCCATAAAAGCAAGCGGTAATCGTTGGGGAGACGAAATATATTTTTCTATTCCTGTAAAGATGGGATCAGAAAACCCAAAAGAGGTAGTTGAAAAAGGAGACTTAGCCTATTGGCCTCCAGGAAATGCGTTTTGTATCTTTTGGGGACCTACACCTGCAAGTGTGGGAGATGAATGCAGACCTGCAAGCCCCGTCAACGTATTCGGCAGGATTTTGGGAGACCTCTCAGCATTAAATGATATCAAATCCACAGAGGTAACAATAGAAAAAGAAGAGTAA
- a CDS encoding IclR family transcriptional regulator codes for MNDSRSSSGYDIQSVVRALKVLELFTAEVPSLGLKEITQRVGLSKPTVFRILSTLKRMDYIEQDPSSGKYMLGLKVFEIGSACINKMSLRSFAMPLLQELVDKCKETVHLAILDRGEIIDIDKIDGTQTIRMMSAVGKRAPAHCTSVGKAILSHKSPKELDNVLSNIKMVKLTKNSIIDKKELKKELQQIKRQGYAIDNEELEIGLKCVGVPIFDYHGDTVGGISVSGPSTRFTNVRLRNELVPLVVKTAEKISRRLGFKSNFYGGGYGEKD; via the coding sequence ATGAATGACTCGAGATCTTCCTCTGGATATGACATTCAATCAGTAGTAAGGGCATTAAAGGTATTAGAATTATTTACTGCTGAAGTACCATCCTTGGGATTGAAAGAGATAACACAAAGGGTTGGTTTATCGAAACCAACCGTATTTAGAATATTAAGCACTCTTAAGAGAATGGATTACATTGAACAAGATCCCAGTTCAGGCAAGTATATGTTGGGGCTTAAGGTGTTTGAAATAGGGAGTGCTTGTATTAATAAGATGAGTCTTAGGTCTTTTGCCATGCCTTTGCTTCAAGAACTGGTCGATAAATGTAAAGAGACGGTTCATCTTGCAATATTGGATAGAGGAGAGATCATCGATATCGATAAAATAGATGGTACTCAGACAATAAGAATGATGTCTGCTGTTGGAAAGAGAGCGCCTGCCCATTGTACATCAGTAGGCAAAGCCATCCTATCTCATAAATCACCTAAAGAATTAGATAATGTTCTATCAAATATTAAAATGGTCAAATTAACTAAGAATTCAATTATAGACAAAAAAGAACTCAAAAAAGAACTACAGCAGATAAAAAGACAGGGATATGCAATTGATAATGAAGAGTTGGAAATAGGCCTTAAGTGCGTTGGAGTTCCTATATTTGATTATCATGGAGATACAGTTGGGGGTATTAGCGTATCAGGGCCATCAACCAGATTTACAAACGTAAGATTAAGAAATGAATTAGTACCACTTGTTGTGAAGACTGCTGAGAAGATATCTCGCAGGCTGGGCTTTAAAAGTAACTTTTATGGAGGAGGATATGGTGAAAAAGATTAA